A single Mangrovimonas sp. YM274 DNA region contains:
- a CDS encoding deoxyguanosinetriphosphate triphosphohydrolase, whose product MNWEDLLSLKRYGDTHKRLRREQDETRLGFEVDYDRVIFSAEFRSLQDKTQVIPLSKTDFVHTRLTHSLEVSVVGRSLGRKVGQRILEKYPYLHTVHGYQANDFGAIVAAAALAHDIGNPPFGHSGEKAIGEFFKNGKGIQYKEALTEKEYQDLCDFEGNANGFKILTETRSGREGGLRLSYATLGAFMKYPKESLPKKPTKHIVDKKYGFFQSEKDVFQDVAKDLGLLTRGAKDEVRYSRHPLAFLVEAADDICYTIIDFEDGINLGLIQEEFALEYLINLVRHSINTEKYHALSNTQDRISYLRALAINTLINEAVDIFMANEEAILKDEFTQGLLDKSRFEAQISDIIKISIQNIYESSEVIDKEVSGYEVINGLLTAFTDAVCNCANGTASNYNKLVLKMLPETVRTSQGTTYDSLMAVSNYVSKLSDSNAILAYRKLRGDYI is encoded by the coding sequence ATGAATTGGGAGGACTTACTATCCTTGAAGCGTTATGGGGATACCCATAAACGATTACGCAGGGAACAAGATGAAACACGGTTGGGGTTTGAAGTAGATTATGATCGCGTTATTTTTTCGGCAGAGTTTCGAAGTCTGCAGGATAAAACCCAGGTGATTCCCTTGTCCAAGACCGATTTTGTGCATACAAGGCTTACCCATAGTTTGGAGGTAAGTGTTGTTGGGCGCTCGTTAGGAAGAAAGGTAGGCCAAAGGATTCTAGAAAAGTATCCCTATTTACATACGGTACATGGCTATCAGGCTAATGATTTTGGGGCTATAGTTGCTGCAGCAGCACTGGCACACGATATTGGAAATCCTCCATTTGGGCATTCGGGAGAGAAGGCTATTGGGGAATTTTTTAAAAATGGGAAAGGCATTCAATATAAAGAGGCGCTTACAGAAAAGGAGTATCAAGATTTATGTGATTTTGAAGGAAATGCCAATGGTTTTAAAATATTAACCGAGACAAGAAGCGGCAGAGAAGGAGGGCTTCGATTGAGCTATGCAACTTTAGGGGCATTTATGAAGTATCCCAAAGAAAGTTTGCCTAAAAAGCCAACAAAGCATATCGTTGATAAAAAGTACGGTTTTTTTCAGTCAGAAAAAGATGTTTTCCAAGATGTAGCCAAGGATTTGGGATTGCTGACTCGCGGAGCTAAAGATGAGGTGCGATACTCGAGACACCCTTTAGCTTTTTTAGTAGAAGCTGCAGATGATATTTGTTATACCATTATTGATTTTGAGGACGGGATTAACTTAGGGTTGATTCAAGAAGAATTTGCTTTAGAATATCTAATAAACTTAGTAAGGCATTCTATCAATACTGAAAAATACCATGCGCTTTCTAATACCCAAGATCGCATTAGTTATTTAAGGGCACTTGCCATAAATACGCTAATTAATGAAGCTGTGGACATATTCATGGCGAATGAAGAGGCCATTTTAAAGGATGAATTCACCCAAGGTTTATTGGATAAGAGTAGGTTTGAGGCGCAAATTAGTGATATTATAAAAATTAGTATCCAAAATATATATGAATCTTCCGAGGTTATAGATAAGGAGGTTTCAGGGTATGAGGTTATCAACGGGCTGCTTACGGCCTTTACGGATGCGGTTTGTAACTGTGCCAATGGAACAGCCTCCAACTACAACAAGTTGGTATTGAAAATGCTCCCGGAAACAGTGCGCACTTCTCAGGGAACTACTTATGACAGTCTTATGGCGGTGTCAAATTATGTTTCGAAACTTTCCGATAGTAATGCCATACTTGCCTATCGAAAATTGAGGGGGGATTACATATAA
- a CDS encoding porin encodes MKLKLTALAVMLCCMLTSHAQETNSPKFGKGLFNLVGKDSSWTMKIGARVQLLGSTTWTENDGDLGNLQSSMLVRRSRLKFDGYALTPKLKYKLEFGLSNRDMSGASYYTHNSPRFVMDAVMKWNFHGNFVLWFGQTKLPGNRERVISSANLQFVDRSILNAGFNIDRDMGIQLHHQIAITKKFVIKEVLAISQGEGRNVTTGNLGGQQYTGRLEMYPFGTFEGKEDYMGSDLKRTKSPKLALGVSYDFNDNAVRTRSNMGTYMETDNGLFETDITTLFVDAMFKYRGLSIMGEYANRDADTPVAVNSDGTPTGDIVQVGSGYNLSAGYLFKSNWEVAGRYANTDFKEITGRDTTNEYTLGVSKYIVGHKLKVQSDITYADFAVQSDKLGWRLQFEIHF; translated from the coding sequence ATGAAACTTAAACTTACTGCCTTGGCAGTTATGCTATGTTGCATGCTTACCTCTCATGCACAAGAAACAAACAGTCCTAAATTCGGAAAAGGCCTTTTTAACCTAGTTGGTAAAGACAGCTCTTGGACGATGAAAATTGGAGCTCGTGTGCAGCTATTAGGATCTACTACCTGGACGGAAAATGATGGAGATCTAGGAAACCTTCAATCTAGTATGCTCGTAAGACGTTCCCGTTTAAAGTTTGACGGTTACGCCTTAACCCCAAAATTAAAGTACAAATTAGAGTTCGGTCTTTCAAACCGCGATATGTCCGGCGCTTCCTATTACACACACAATTCCCCTCGTTTTGTTATGGATGCCGTAATGAAATGGAATTTCCACGGCAACTTTGTACTGTGGTTTGGACAAACCAAACTGCCAGGAAACCGTGAACGTGTTATTTCATCGGCCAATTTACAATTTGTGGACCGTTCCATCCTTAATGCAGGTTTTAATATAGACCGTGACATGGGGATCCAATTACACCACCAAATTGCCATCACCAAAAAGTTTGTCATCAAAGAAGTTTTGGCCATTTCTCAAGGAGAAGGTAGAAACGTAACCACAGGTAATTTAGGTGGACAACAATATACTGGACGACTAGAAATGTATCCATTTGGAACCTTCGAAGGAAAAGAAGATTATATGGGAAGTGACCTTAAACGTACAAAGTCCCCTAAATTAGCTCTAGGAGTATCCTACGATTTTAACGATAACGCCGTAAGAACCCGCAGCAATATGGGCACCTATATGGAAACAGACAACGGTTTGTTTGAAACAGACATCACAACCCTATTTGTAGATGCCATGTTTAAATACAGAGGCCTTTCAATCATGGGAGAATATGCCAACAGAGATGCAGACACTCCGGTAGCCGTAAATAGCGATGGTACACCCACTGGTGATATTGTACAAGTTGGAAGTGGTTACAATCTTTCGGCAGGTTACCTTTTCAAAAGCAATTGGGAAGTTGCAGGACGTTATGCCAACACAGATTTTAAAGAAATTACAGGAAGAGACACTACAAATGAGTATACTCTAGGAGTTTCTAAGTATATTGTAGGTCATAAACTTAAGGTGCAATCGGATATCACTTATGCAGACTTCGCAGTCCAATCGGATAAATTGGGTTGGCGTTTACAATTTGAAATCCATTTTTAA
- a CDS encoding TonB-dependent receptor produces MRQLLFVFSVLFTTFFYAQNTGSVAGKLTDIDFNNEPLAFANILIKGTTTGTTSDFDGLYTIDNLDPGSYTLVFSFVGYETQEITVDVIAGKVTEVNVPMGASAASLDEVIITTTTRKESEAALLLEQKKATGIKTSIGAQELSRKGVSDVATAVTKVSGISQQEGSGSVFVRGLGDRYNITTLNGLPLPSNNPANKNIDLDIFSTNIVEFIGIDKTYNAANYGDFAGANINITSKDYTGSGFLQLGLSSGANTEAIGTNDFYLHEGPNYSGFYDIDYPEYPLNNYNFTTSWDREKGPMPVNSGISLIGGEMLRLGDETKLSFFGVGNYSNGFTYKEGISRGGVNASAVPLSDFDFENYEYKTNTTLMGNIGLKHKQQSIKYNVLYLNSTSQKQLEYDGVINIFDDAPEGGGIIQRSVFDRTELFVNQLLGDHAIGEQFDVNWGVSYNMLHNNVPNRRQTTFLPVDPNDPEGPKSTQLVSAASDNHRFYQDLNEDELAANIATTFKFSKNEDDMYVGKVTLGYNGRMKKVDFEATQFNFRILLRDANNNLITQPVVDPYNADAYFNQQNLNAGLFRIETFRGNVNTPNALDPQFYKGEQNIHAGFINFEYAFSSKFSLIAGIRGEQISQTIGWDTSISQSDEDNEYDTFEILPALSLKYALNEKHNLKFAASKTYTLPQFKERAPFLYQEVNQDYIGNPDLYASTDYNADIIWEFFPESDEIFSLGAFGKYIENPINQVTIASASNDISWVNSGDYAMALGAELEVRKNLFKSEVETDDSTLATVFSAGLNAAYMYTDQELNDEKVSEETSGLSTVFTNENDRLSGASDFIMNADISFNKDFSEDRNFMTTLAFNYFSDRIYALGIQGKGNMVDKGYGTLDFVTKYQVNEHITLGASFKNLLNPSIERYQDTQNVDVMSYKKGRDFKLSLSYQF; encoded by the coding sequence ATGAGACAATTACTATTTGTATTTTCGGTGCTTTTCACCACCTTTTTCTACGCACAAAACACTGGTTCTGTGGCAGGAAAATTAACGGACATTGACTTTAACAACGAACCGTTGGCCTTTGCCAACATTTTAATTAAAGGTACCACTACTGGTACCACCTCAGATTTTGATGGTCTATACACCATAGACAACCTGGATCCGGGAAGTTACACACTTGTATTCAGCTTTGTTGGATATGAAACCCAAGAAATAACTGTAGATGTAATTGCGGGTAAAGTAACTGAAGTAAATGTGCCTATGGGAGCCAGTGCGGCTTCATTGGACGAGGTAATCATTACCACTACTACCAGAAAAGAAAGTGAAGCTGCTTTGCTATTGGAACAAAAGAAAGCTACTGGAATAAAAACATCTATTGGCGCCCAAGAGCTTTCTAGAAAAGGTGTTAGTGACGTTGCCACCGCGGTAACCAAAGTTTCTGGAATCTCTCAACAGGAAGGTTCAGGAAGCGTATTTGTTAGAGGTTTAGGTGATAGATACAACATTACCACTTTGAACGGCCTACCATTACCTTCAAACAACCCAGCAAATAAAAACATCGATTTGGATATCTTTAGTACTAATATTGTTGAGTTTATTGGTATTGACAAAACTTACAATGCAGCCAACTATGGTGACTTTGCCGGAGCAAACATCAATATTACTTCCAAAGATTATACAGGATCAGGATTTTTACAATTAGGATTGAGCAGCGGTGCGAACACCGAGGCCATCGGAACCAATGATTTCTACCTACACGAGGGCCCTAACTATAGTGGTTTTTATGACATAGACTACCCGGAATACCCTCTAAACAACTATAACTTTACAACTAGTTGGGACAGAGAAAAAGGACCTATGCCTGTCAATTCAGGAATCTCACTTATTGGAGGTGAGATGTTAAGATTAGGGGATGAAACTAAATTGAGTTTCTTTGGTGTAGGTAATTACAGTAATGGATTCACTTATAAGGAAGGAATTTCCAGAGGTGGTGTGAATGCATCTGCTGTGCCATTGAGCGATTTTGACTTTGAGAACTACGAGTATAAGACCAATACCACTTTAATGGGAAATATTGGCTTGAAACACAAACAACAATCCATAAAATACAACGTACTTTACCTAAACTCTACAAGCCAGAAACAATTGGAATACGACGGCGTGATCAACATATTTGATGACGCTCCCGAAGGTGGAGGAATCATTCAACGTTCGGTATTTGATAGAACCGAATTATTTGTAAATCAATTATTGGGTGACCATGCCATTGGTGAGCAATTTGATGTAAACTGGGGAGTATCTTACAACATGCTTCACAACAATGTCCCTAATAGAAGGCAGACAACTTTTCTTCCTGTAGATCCAAATGATCCAGAAGGACCTAAATCTACGCAATTGGTTTCTGCTGCGTCAGACAACCACAGATTCTACCAAGATTTGAATGAAGATGAATTGGCTGCAAACATTGCAACAACTTTCAAATTCAGCAAAAATGAAGATGACATGTATGTTGGAAAAGTGACTTTGGGTTACAATGGTAGAATGAAAAAAGTAGATTTTGAAGCCACACAATTCAACTTTAGAATCTTGCTTAGAGACGCCAACAACAACCTTATCACGCAACCTGTTGTAGACCCTTACAATGCAGATGCCTATTTTAATCAACAAAACCTTAATGCGGGCTTATTTAGAATAGAAACCTTTAGAGGTAACGTGAACACACCAAACGCACTAGACCCTCAATTTTACAAAGGAGAGCAAAACATCCATGCTGGGTTTATTAATTTCGAATATGCCTTTTCATCAAAATTCAGTTTGATTGCTGGAATTAGAGGAGAACAAATAAGCCAAACAATTGGATGGGACACTTCCATAAGCCAAAGTGACGAAGACAACGAATATGACACTTTCGAAATACTTCCTGCACTATCCTTAAAGTATGCCCTAAACGAAAAGCACAACTTAAAATTTGCGGCTAGTAAAACGTATACCTTACCACAATTTAAAGAACGTGCTCCTTTCCTATACCAAGAGGTGAACCAAGATTATATAGGAAACCCAGATTTGTATGCGTCTACAGATTACAATGCTGATATTATTTGGGAATTCTTCCCAGAATCTGATGAGATTTTCTCTCTAGGGGCTTTTGGAAAGTATATAGAAAACCCAATCAACCAAGTTACCATTGCCTCGGCTTCCAATGATATTAGCTGGGTTAATTCTGGAGATTACGCTATGGCACTTGGGGCCGAGCTTGAAGTACGTAAAAACTTGTTCAAAAGTGAAGTTGAAACCGACGACAGTACCTTGGCAACCGTGTTCTCTGCAGGCCTAAATGCAGCCTACATGTATACCGACCAAGAATTGAATGATGAAAAAGTATCTGAAGAAACTTCTGGACTTTCAACAGTCTTTACAAATGAAAACGATCGTCTTTCCGGAGCATCAGACTTTATCATGAATGCCGATATCAGTTTCAACAAAGACTTTTCAGAAGACCGAAACTTCATGACAACTTTAGCCTTCAACTATTTCTCTGACCGTATTTACGCCCTGGGAATTCAAGGAAAAGGAAACATGGTAGACAAAGGTTATGGCACCTTGGATTTTGTAACTAAATATCAAGTAAACGAGCATATCACTCTAGGAGCCTCTTTTAAGAACTTGTTAAACCCTTCTATTGAACGTTACCAAGACACACAAAATGTTGACGTAATGAGCTACAAAAAGGGAAGAGATTTTAAATTATCCTTGTCATACCAGTTTTAA
- a CDS encoding toxin-antitoxin system YwqK family antitoxin yields the protein MKKIVVLAALLFVSLGFAQSERTLTLNKETNVIDVVYYHDNGTISQTGSYTFDGKLQGDWYSYDVNGTKIAAAKYDNGVKTGKWFFWEEDTLKEVDYLNNRVANVNEWTTKDALASK from the coding sequence ATGAAAAAGATAGTCGTACTTGCAGCATTGCTTTTTGTAAGTCTTGGATTTGCACAGAGTGAACGAACTTTAACGTTAAATAAAGAAACCAATGTGATTGATGTCGTGTATTATCATGACAACGGAACCATTAGCCAAACGGGTAGTTATACGTTTGACGGGAAGCTACAGGGTGATTGGTATAGTTATGATGTAAATGGAACAAAAATAGCGGCAGCAAAGTATGACAATGGTGTTAAAACTGGTAAGTGGTTCTTTTGGGAAGAAGATACTTTAAAAGAGGTAGATTATCTTAACAATAGAGTGGCCAACGTAAATGAATGGACTACCAAAGATGCTCTGGCATCTAAATGA